From the Mauremys reevesii isolate NIE-2019 linkage group 19, ASM1616193v1, whole genome shotgun sequence genome, one window contains:
- the SLC27A4 gene encoding long-chain fatty acid transport protein 4, with the protein MLRLAALTALFVLFRLVLKLSWVQVIPALFIFYLGSGGWKFLRIVFKTIRRDVTTGLVLMRVKWQVWQHLKGKNTIPKIFQETVRKHLEKTALIFQGTGESWTFRQLDEYSSQVANYLYEQGFRSGDVVALFMESRNQYVGLWLGMAKIGVEAALVNSHLRMEALLHCINISNSKAVVFGAEMMEAMQEVQPSLGKSVRLFCSGEWNPESAPPGTEHLDPFLEMAPRHLPSPPKKGFLDKLFYIYTSGTTGMPKAAIVVNCRYYRMASLVYYGFRMRPDDVMYDCLPLYHAAGNIVGIGQCLLQGMTVVIRKKFSASHFWDDCVKYNCTIVQYIGEICRYLLNQPSQEVERRHRVRMALGNGLRMSIWKEFISRFGIPQIAEFYGATECNCSLGNFDNNVGSCGFNSRILPGIYPVTLVRVDEDTMELIRGPDGLCIPCKPGEPGQLVGRIIQSDPLLHFDGYLNQSATSKKIARDVFTKGDLTYLTGDVLMMDEYGYMYFRDRTGDTFRWKGENVSTTEVEGTLSRILHMTDVVVYGVEVPGIEGKAGMAAIADPKNSCNLESFASELKKALPLYARPVFLRVLPEVHKTSTYKFQKVELRRDGFDPTVVKDRLYFLDSRQGCYLPLDMEAFKRIQSGQQKL; encoded by the exons ATGTTGCGGCTGGCTGCCCTCACCGCGCTCTTCGTGCTCTTCAGGCTGGTCCTGAAGCTCTCCTGGGTCCAGGTGATCCCTGCCCTCTTCATATTCTACTTGGGCTCCGGGGGATGGAAATTCCTGCGCATCGTCTTCAAGACAATAAGGAGGGACGTCAC CACGGGGCTCGTCCTGATGAGGGTGAAGTGGCAGGTGTGGCAGCACTTGAAGGGGAAAAACACCATCCCCAAGATCTTCCAGGAGACGGTCCGCAAGCACCTGGAGAAGACGGCATTGATCTTCCAGGGAACGGGCGAGAGCTGGACCTTCCGCCAGCTGGATGAGTACTCCAGCCAGGTGGCCAACTACCTGTATGAGCAGGGCTTCCGCTCTGGCGACGTTGTGGCCTTGTTCATGGAGTCCCGCAACCAGTACGTGggtctctggctggggatggCCAAGATTGGGGTGGAGGCGGCGCTCGTGAACTCCCACCTGCGCATGGAGGCCCTGCTGCACTGCATCAACATCTCCAACTCCAAGGCCGTGGTGTTCGGGGCCGAGATGATGGAAG ccatgCAGGAGGTACAGCCCTCCCTGGGGAAATCTGTTCGTCTCTTCTGCTCCGGAGAGTGGAATCCAGAATCCGCACCCCCAGGCACAGAACACCTGGACCCCTTCCTGGAGATGGCTCCTCGGCACCTGCCAAGCCCCCCGAAGAAGGGTTTCCTAG ATAAACTCTTCTACATCTACACCTCCGGCACGACGGGGATGCCCAAGGCCGCCATCGTGGTCAATTGCag GTACTACCGCATGGCATCCCTGGTGTATTACGGATTCCGCATGAGGCCAGATGACGTGATGTACGACTGCCTCCCTCTCTACCATGCGGCAG GTAACATTGTCGGGATTGGCCAGTGCCTCCTCCAGGGGATGACTGTGGTGATCCGCAAGAAGTTCTCAGCCTCTCACTTCTGGGATGACTGTGTGAAGTACAACTGTACG ATTGTCCAGTACATCGGGGAGATCTGCCGCTACCTCCTGAACCAGCCGTCCCAGGAGGTGGAGCGGCGGCACCGCGTGCGCATGGCGCTTGGGAACGGGCTGCGGATGTCCATCTGGAAGGAATTCATCTCCCGCTTCGGGATCCCCCAAATCGCCGAGTTCTACGGTGCCACCGAGTGCAACTGCAGCCTGGGCAACTTCGACAACAAC GTTGGTTCCTGTGGCTTCAACAGCAGGATCCTGCCTGGGATTTACCCCGTCACCTTGGTGAGGGTGGACGAAGACACCATGGAGCTGATCCGTGGGCCGGATGGACTCTGCATCCCCTGTAAACCAG GGGAGCCAGGACAGCTGGTAGGACGCATCATCCAGAGTGACCCTCTGCTGCACTTCGACGGGTACCTGAACCAGTCAGCCACCAGCAAGAAGATCGCCCGTGACGTGTTCACCAAGGGGGATTTGACATATCTTACCG gAGACGTGCTGATGATGGATGAATACGGCTACATGTACTTCCGGGACCGCACTGGGGACACCTTCCGTTGGAAGGGCGAGAACGTCTCCACGACAGAGGTGGAAGGGACTCTGAGCCGCATCCTCCACATGACAGACGTCGTCGTCTACGGGGTGGAGGTGCCAG GCATCGAGGGGAAGGCAGGGATGGCGGCCATTGCTGACCCCAAGAATTCCTGCAACCTGGAGAGCTTTGCCAGTGAGCTGAAGAAGGCCCTGCCCTTGTACGCACGGCCCGTCTTCTTGCGAGTGCTGCCAGAAGTCCACAAGACAA GCACCTACAAGTTCCAGAAGGTGGAGCTGCGCAGGGACGGATTTGACCCCACCGTGGTGAAGGACAGGCTGTACTTCCTGGACTCCAGGCAAGGCTGCTACCTCCCACTGGACATGGAGGCCTTCAAGAGGATCCAGTCAGGACAACAGAAGCTGTAA